In the Candidatus Cloacimonadota bacterium genome, one interval contains:
- a CDS encoding FAD binding domain-containing protein, with amino-acid sequence YDPNSIVPSWCRAIEAELFCFTEEPKFYKQHSDSQYQVVNYQIPRSSDELLQMLNDNPNAVIIAGGTDIMVQANISGRHFETLIDITAIKELKNINLKADGLHFGACVTYSNVMDSGIVKSDLPELVNLCRLIASKQIRNFGTIVGNIANASPIGDSLPLLLVYQARLKLCSLNSEREIALKNFFISYRKTALQPGEYIKELIIPIPPRDSFIRAIKTAKRKSVDISSVASAIRIDTQAQSPKLMAWGGVAATPIISKEFNRLCTNPDRIDWQALANAIAAEFEPLSDVRGSAKYRKQMIINHVLQYREAYHG; translated from the coding sequence AATACGATCCAAACTCAATTGTGCCTTCATGGTGTAGGGCGATAGAAGCGGAGCTTTTTTGCTTTACAGAAGAGCCAAAATTCTACAAACAACATTCCGATTCTCAATATCAAGTGGTAAACTACCAAATTCCCCGAAGCTCTGATGAGCTGTTACAAATGCTGAACGATAACCCAAATGCAGTAATAATTGCCGGAGGAACCGACATAATGGTGCAAGCCAACATCTCTGGCAGGCATTTTGAAACTCTAATTGATATTACTGCAATTAAAGAATTGAAAAACATCAATCTTAAAGCTGATGGCCTGCATTTTGGCGCATGCGTAACCTATAGTAATGTAATGGATTCCGGCATCGTGAAGAGTGATCTTCCGGAATTGGTGAATTTGTGCAGATTAATTGCATCCAAGCAGATTCGTAATTTTGGCACGATTGTAGGTAATATCGCCAATGCTTCTCCAATTGGGGATAGCCTACCATTGCTTTTGGTTTACCAGGCTCGTCTCAAGCTTTGCTCATTGAATTCCGAACGAGAAATAGCACTTAAAAACTTTTTTATCAGTTACCGCAAAACCGCCTTGCAACCGGGTGAATATATTAAAGAACTGATAATACCTATACCACCAAGAGATTCTTTTATCCGTGCCATTAAAACCGCTAAACGCAAATCAGTGGATATTTCTTCAGTTGCTTCTGCCATCCGAATTGATACTCAGGCACAATCTCCCAAGCTTATGGCCTGGGGTGGTGTGGCAGCAACCCCAATTATTAGCAAGGAATTTAATCGCCTGTGCACAAATCCAGATAGGATCGATTGGCAGGCGCTGGCAAATGCCATTGCCGCAGAGTTTGAACCACTAAGCGATGTGCGTGGAAGTGCAAAATATCGTAAACAAATGATTATCAACCACGTTCTTCAATATCGGGAGGCGTATCATGGCTAA